A genome region from Musa acuminata AAA Group cultivar baxijiao chromosome BXJ3-5, Cavendish_Baxijiao_AAA, whole genome shotgun sequence includes the following:
- the LOC103986316 gene encoding protein CHUP1, chloroplastic-like isoform X2: MREDISSNARTKFAKCSDHNQIMSTNTKSSGNPVKPKSSSSWGSHFVKGFTTDKKSKQQTSIANKKQSIASSDISSQKSHSVPYHSRVRRSLVGDLPCSANAAQVHPHAIDSHRITSAASHDLFLELDRLRELLREAKDRESTLQSELLQYKENPRALELEKEVDSKRIEIEKLTSRVGSLEAEKMNLSEQLASLTSSLQNSQGADSCAQIQKPSYKNLEIEVLELRRLNKELQFQKRNLAFRLSSAESQLAALAKVTESDVLAKVQAEALLLKHTNECLSKQVEGLQMSRLNEVEELAYLRWVNSCLRHELSNSDKSLSKTSDLDDQFDSKSCDRVIMTTADQDDNSDKSAPLEVCNSNRAGLIKKLVKWSENNEEYQHIDCETLLDKDWIEAKEGRSPSRRHSISGPKRTVEDIAINKRRQSDSFVSSKELHDETFTPGDCHPTRDKHLLLVQKYDLLGTQSPRFSASKPESFKVASLDVEKRALRIPKPPPRPSNSVPNVTKADGTVPLPPPPPPPPPPPAFRKSSTRKTGLVQRAPQVAELYHSLMRRDSKKDPSGGGICDVLNVANVRSSMIGEIENRSSHLLAIKADVETQGEFVKSLIKEVNDAAYHDIEDVVAFVKWLDDELCFLVDERAVLKHFDWPEKKADTLREAAFGYRDMKKLESEVTNYKDDPRLPCDVALKKMVALSEKMERNIYNLFRTRDVMISHCKEFQIPTDWMLDCGIISKLDGCR, from the exons ATGAGAGAAGATATTTCGTCCAATGCCCGAACAAAGTTTGCCAAGTGCTCTGACCATAATCAAATTATGAGCACCAACACTAAATCCAGTGGGAATCCTGTAAAGCCGAAGTCTTCTTCGTCGTGGGGATCCCACTTTGTCAAAGGCTTCACCACAGATAAGAAATCCAAACAGCAGACGTCAATTGCCAACAAGAAGCAATCTATTGCTAGCTCAGATATCTCAAGTCAGAAGAGCCACTCTGTGCCATACCATTCTCGGGTTAGACGATCTCTTGTAGGTGACTTGCCATGCTCAGCTAATGCTGCTCAAGTTCATCCTCATGCGATTGATTCCCATCGGATTACATCCGCTGCTTCTCATGACCTATTTCTGGAGCTGGATCGCTTGAGAGAACTCCTTCGAGAGGCTAAAGACAGAGAATCGACATTGCAGTCTGAGCTGCTTCAGTACAAGGAAAACCCAAGAGCTCTGGAGCTTGAGAAAGAAGTTGACTCAAAGAGAATCGAAATTGAGAAGCTCACATCGAGAGTCGGTTCATTGGAAGCTGAAAAAATGAACCTTTCGGAACAATTGGCCTCTTTGACTTCGAGCCTGCAAAACTCCCAAGGAGCTGATTCATGTGCACAGATACAGAAGCCATCATACAAGAATTTAGAGATCGAGGTTCTTGAGCTGCGCCGGCTGAACAAGGAGCTCCAGTTTCAGAAGCGAAATCTAGCATTTAGGCTTTCCTCTGCTGAATCCCAACTTGCTGCTCTCGCAAAGGTTACTGAG AGTGATGTGCTGGCGAAGGTTCAAGCTGAAGCATTACTGTTAAAGCACACAAATGAGTGCCTAAGCAAACAAGTCGAGGGTCTGCAGATGAGTAGGCTCAATGAAGTTGAGGAACTTGCTTACCTTCGTTGGGTCAATTCATGCTTGCGCCATGAACTCAGCAACTCAGACAAATCACTCAGTAAGACCTCGGATTTAGATGATCAGTTTGACAGCAAGAGCTGTGACAGAGTCATCATGACAACAGCTGATCAAGACGACAACTCAGACAAATCTGCACCTCTCGAAGTATGTAATTCTAACCGAGCAGGCCTCATCAAAAAGCTTGTGAAATGGTCTGAAAACAATGAAGAATACCAACATATAGATTGTGAAACACTGTTGGATAAAGACTGGATAGAGGCCAAGGAAGGGAGAAGCCCCTCGCGAAGACACTCTATCAGCGGACCGAAGAGAACGGTAGAAGACATTGCAATTAACAAGAGAAGACAATCTGATAGTTTTGTTTCTTCCAAGGAATTACATGATGAAACATTTACTCCTGGAGATTGTCATCCAACAAGGGATaagcacttgcttcttgtgcaaaaaTATGATCTGCTCGGCACTCAAAGTCCAAGATTCTCTGCAAGCAAACCAGAAAGTTTCAAGGTTGCATCTTTGGATGTTGAAAAACGTGCACTCCGAATTCCCAAGCCTCCTCCAAGGCCTTCCAATTCGGTTCCTAATGTAACAAAGGCAGATGGGACGGTTCcactgccgccgccgcctccaccaccaccaccgccgcctgCTTTTCGAAAGTCCTCCACAAGAAAGACAGGGTTGGTGCAGAGAGCCCCACAGGTGGCAGAATTGTACCATTCACTCATGAGAAGAGACTCAAAGAAGGATCCTTCTGGTGGAGGAATTTGTGATGTCCTTAACGTTGCAAATGTCCGCAGCAGCATGATTGGTGAAATAGAGAACCGATCCTCCCATCTGCTTGCC ATAAAGGCAGATGTCGAAACACAAGGTGAATTCGTGAAGTCCCTGATAAAGGAGGTTAACGATGCTGCATATCATGACATTGAAGATGTTGTTGCATTCGTGAAGTGGCTTGATGACGAATTGTGCTTTCTT GTTGATGAGCGGGCAGTGTTGAAGCACTTTGATTGGCCTGAGAAGAAAGCTGACACTCTGCGAGAAGCAGCTTTCGGATATCGTGATATGAAGAAACTGGAGTCTGAAGTTACAAATTATAAGGACGATCCTCGTCTACCTTGTGATGTTGCATTGAAGAAAATGGTTGCATTATCCGAAAA GATGGAGCGAAACATTTATAATCTTTTTCGCACAAGAGATGTGATGATAAGCCATTGTAAGGAATTCCAGATACCGACAGATTGGATGCTGGATTGTGGTATCATTAGCAAG TTGGATGGTTGCAGATAA
- the LOC103986316 gene encoding protein CHUP1, chloroplastic-like isoform X1, whose product MREDISSNARTKFAKCSDHNQIMSTNTKSSGNPVKPKSSSSWGSHFVKGFTTDKKSKQQTSIANKKQSIASSDISSQKSHSVPYHSRVRRSLVGDLPCSANAAQVHPHAIDSHRITSAASHDLFLELDRLRELLREAKDRESTLQSELLQYKENPRALELEKEVDSKRIEIEKLTSRVGSLEAEKMNLSEQLASLTSSLQNSQGADSCAQIQKPSYKNLEIEVLELRRLNKELQFQKRNLAFRLSSAESQLAALAKVTESDVLAKVQAEALLLKHTNECLSKQVEGLQMSRLNEVEELAYLRWVNSCLRHELSNSDKSLSKTSDLDDQFDSKSCDRVIMTTADQDDNSDKSAPLEVCNSNRAGLIKKLVKWSENNEEYQHIDCETLLDKDWIEAKEGRSPSRRHSISGPKRTVEDIAINKRRQSDSFVSSKELHDETFTPGDCHPTRDKHLLLVQKYDLLGTQSPRFSASKPESFKVASLDVEKRALRIPKPPPRPSNSVPNVTKADGTVPLPPPPPPPPPPPAFRKSSTRKTGLVQRAPQVAELYHSLMRRDSKKDPSGGGICDVLNVANVRSSMIGEIENRSSHLLAIKADVETQGEFVKSLIKEVNDAAYHDIEDVVAFVKWLDDELCFLVDERAVLKHFDWPEKKADTLREAAFGYRDMKKLESEVTNYKDDPRLPCDVALKKMVALSEKMERNIYNLFRTRDVMISHCKEFQIPTDWMLDCGIISKIKFGSVKLAKMYMKRVATELQTMGVSNKDPALEYMLLQGVRFAFRIHQFAGGFDAETMDAFEELQNLAYVRNKA is encoded by the exons ATGAGAGAAGATATTTCGTCCAATGCCCGAACAAAGTTTGCCAAGTGCTCTGACCATAATCAAATTATGAGCACCAACACTAAATCCAGTGGGAATCCTGTAAAGCCGAAGTCTTCTTCGTCGTGGGGATCCCACTTTGTCAAAGGCTTCACCACAGATAAGAAATCCAAACAGCAGACGTCAATTGCCAACAAGAAGCAATCTATTGCTAGCTCAGATATCTCAAGTCAGAAGAGCCACTCTGTGCCATACCATTCTCGGGTTAGACGATCTCTTGTAGGTGACTTGCCATGCTCAGCTAATGCTGCTCAAGTTCATCCTCATGCGATTGATTCCCATCGGATTACATCCGCTGCTTCTCATGACCTATTTCTGGAGCTGGATCGCTTGAGAGAACTCCTTCGAGAGGCTAAAGACAGAGAATCGACATTGCAGTCTGAGCTGCTTCAGTACAAGGAAAACCCAAGAGCTCTGGAGCTTGAGAAAGAAGTTGACTCAAAGAGAATCGAAATTGAGAAGCTCACATCGAGAGTCGGTTCATTGGAAGCTGAAAAAATGAACCTTTCGGAACAATTGGCCTCTTTGACTTCGAGCCTGCAAAACTCCCAAGGAGCTGATTCATGTGCACAGATACAGAAGCCATCATACAAGAATTTAGAGATCGAGGTTCTTGAGCTGCGCCGGCTGAACAAGGAGCTCCAGTTTCAGAAGCGAAATCTAGCATTTAGGCTTTCCTCTGCTGAATCCCAACTTGCTGCTCTCGCAAAGGTTACTGAG AGTGATGTGCTGGCGAAGGTTCAAGCTGAAGCATTACTGTTAAAGCACACAAATGAGTGCCTAAGCAAACAAGTCGAGGGTCTGCAGATGAGTAGGCTCAATGAAGTTGAGGAACTTGCTTACCTTCGTTGGGTCAATTCATGCTTGCGCCATGAACTCAGCAACTCAGACAAATCACTCAGTAAGACCTCGGATTTAGATGATCAGTTTGACAGCAAGAGCTGTGACAGAGTCATCATGACAACAGCTGATCAAGACGACAACTCAGACAAATCTGCACCTCTCGAAGTATGTAATTCTAACCGAGCAGGCCTCATCAAAAAGCTTGTGAAATGGTCTGAAAACAATGAAGAATACCAACATATAGATTGTGAAACACTGTTGGATAAAGACTGGATAGAGGCCAAGGAAGGGAGAAGCCCCTCGCGAAGACACTCTATCAGCGGACCGAAGAGAACGGTAGAAGACATTGCAATTAACAAGAGAAGACAATCTGATAGTTTTGTTTCTTCCAAGGAATTACATGATGAAACATTTACTCCTGGAGATTGTCATCCAACAAGGGATaagcacttgcttcttgtgcaaaaaTATGATCTGCTCGGCACTCAAAGTCCAAGATTCTCTGCAAGCAAACCAGAAAGTTTCAAGGTTGCATCTTTGGATGTTGAAAAACGTGCACTCCGAATTCCCAAGCCTCCTCCAAGGCCTTCCAATTCGGTTCCTAATGTAACAAAGGCAGATGGGACGGTTCcactgccgccgccgcctccaccaccaccaccgccgcctgCTTTTCGAAAGTCCTCCACAAGAAAGACAGGGTTGGTGCAGAGAGCCCCACAGGTGGCAGAATTGTACCATTCACTCATGAGAAGAGACTCAAAGAAGGATCCTTCTGGTGGAGGAATTTGTGATGTCCTTAACGTTGCAAATGTCCGCAGCAGCATGATTGGTGAAATAGAGAACCGATCCTCCCATCTGCTTGCC ATAAAGGCAGATGTCGAAACACAAGGTGAATTCGTGAAGTCCCTGATAAAGGAGGTTAACGATGCTGCATATCATGACATTGAAGATGTTGTTGCATTCGTGAAGTGGCTTGATGACGAATTGTGCTTTCTT GTTGATGAGCGGGCAGTGTTGAAGCACTTTGATTGGCCTGAGAAGAAAGCTGACACTCTGCGAGAAGCAGCTTTCGGATATCGTGATATGAAGAAACTGGAGTCTGAAGTTACAAATTATAAGGACGATCCTCGTCTACCTTGTGATGTTGCATTGAAGAAAATGGTTGCATTATCCGAAAA GATGGAGCGAAACATTTATAATCTTTTTCGCACAAGAGATGTGATGATAAGCCATTGTAAGGAATTCCAGATACCGACAGATTGGATGCTGGATTGTGGTATCATTAGCAAG ATAAAATTCGGATCGGTAAAGTTAGCTAAGATGTATATGAAAAGAGTAGCAACAGAACTCCAGACGATGGGAGTCTCCAACAAAGATCCCGCTTTGGAGTATATGCTTCTTCAGGGAGTGAGATTTGCTTTCAGAATTCATCAG TTTGCCGGAGGGTTCGATGCAGAGACGATGGATGCATTTGAGGAGCTGCAGAACCTCGCATACGTTAGAAACAAGGCATAG
- the LOC135638836 gene encoding tubulin beta chain-like produces the protein MREILHVQGGQCGNQIGAKFWEVICDEHGIDGTGKYTGDSELQLERINVYYNEASGGRYVPRAVLMDLEPGTMDSVRSGPIGQIFRPDNFVFGQSGAGNNWAKGHYTEGAELIDSVLDVVRKEAENCDCLQGFQVCHSLGGGTGSGMGTLLISKIREEYPDRMMLTFSVFPSPKVSDTVVEPYNATLSVHQLVENADECMVLDNEALYDICFRTLKLANPTFGDLNHLISATMSGVTCCLRFPGQLNSDLRKLAVNLIPFPRLHFFMVGFAPLTSRGSQQYRALTVPELTQQMWDAKNMMCAADPRHGRYLTASAMFRGKMSTKEVDEQMLNVQNKNSSYFVEWIPNNVKSSVCDIPPKGLKMASTFIGNSTSIQEMFRRVSEQFTAMFRRKAFLHWYTGEGMDEMEFTEAESNMNDLVAEYQQYQDATADDEEYEEEEEEMAE, from the exons ATGAGGGAGATCCTCCACGTCCAGGGCGGGCAGTGCGGGAACCAGATCGGGGCCAAGTTCTGGGAGGTGATCTGCGACGAGCACGGCATCGACGGCACCGGGAAGTACACTGGTGACTCCGAACTCCAGCTGGAAAGGATCAATGTCTACTACAACGAGGCCAGCGGCGGACGCTACGTTCCTCGCGCTGTGCTCATGGATCTCGAGCCTGGGACCATGGACTCTGTCAGATCCGGGCCCATCGGCCAGATCTTCAGGCCTGACAACTTCGTATTCGGCCAGTCCGGCGCCGGGAACAATTGGGCCAAGGGGCACTACACCGAGGGCGCCGAGCTCATCGACTCGGTCCTCGACGTGGTCAGGAAGGAAGCCGAGAACTGCGACTGCTTGCAGG GCTTCCAAGTGTGCCACTCATTGGGAGGAGGGACTGGATCTGGCATGGGCACCCTTCTTATCTCTAAGATCAGGGAGGAATACCCAGATAGAATGATGCTCACATTCTCTGTATTCCCATCACCAAAGGTGTCTGATACAGTTGTGGAGCCATACAACGCTACCCTCTCAGTTCATCAGCTTGTTGAGAATGCTGATGAGTGTATGGTCCTTGACAATGAAGCATTGTACGATATCTGCTTTCGCACTCTGAAGCTTGCAAATCCTACTT TTGGCGATCTTAATCACCTGATCTCTGCTACAATGAGTGGTGTAACATGCTGCCTTCGATTCCCTGGGCAGCTTAATTCCGACCTCCGGAAGCTTGCTGTAAATCTCATCCCTTTTCCCCGCCTCCACTTCTTTATGGTAGGGTTTGCACCCTTGACCTCCAGGGGCTCACAGCAGTACCGGGCCCTCACAGTTCCTGAATTGACCCAGCAAATGTGGGATGCCAAGAACATGATGTGTGCTGCTGATCCCCGTCATGGCCGGTACTTAACTGCCTCTGCCATGTTCCGTGGGAAGATGAGCACGAAGGAAGTTGATGAGCAGATGCTCAATGTTCAGAATAAGAACTCTTCCTACTTCGTGGAGTGGATACCAAACAATGTCAAGTCGAGCGTGTGTGACATTCCACCCAAGGGGCTGAAGATGGCTTCCACTTTCATCGGGAACTCAACGTCCATCCAGGAGATGTTCAGAAGGGTCAGCGAGCAGTTCACAGCCATGTTCAGGAGGAAGGCTTTCTTGCATTGGTACACTGGAGAGGGCATGGACGAGATGGAGTTTACAGAGGCCGAGAGCAATATGAATGATCTGGTGGCGGAGTACCAACAGTACCAAGATGCAACAGCAGACGATGAAGAatacgaggaagaggaagaggagatggcAGAGTGA
- the LOC103986312 gene encoding germin-like protein 12-1 yields MPGDTGNKLGFNVTPANVNQIPGLNTLGISMVRIDYVPKGLNPPHTHPRATEIFTVIEGQLFVGFVTSNGEDGNRLFTKMLKKGDVFVLPRGLIHFQFNPGYTNTVAIGALSSQNPGTITIADAVFGSKPPISDDVLAKAFQVDKKTVDWLQAQF; encoded by the coding sequence ATGCCCGGCGATACAGGAAACAAGTTGGGGTTCAATGTCACGCCAGCCAACGTTAACCAGATTCCAGGACTGAATACCCTCGGTATCTCCATGGTTCGCATCGACTACGTCCCCAAAGGCCTCAACCCGCCCCACACTCACCCTCGTGCCACCGAGATATTCACCGTCATAGAAGGACAGCTCTTCGTCGGCTTCGTCACCTCCAACGGTGAGGACGGCAACCGTCTCTTCACCAAGATGCTGAAGAAGGGTGATGTGTTTGTGCTCCCTCGAGGCCTCATCCACTTCCAGTTCAACCCTGGGTACACCAACACCGTCGCCATCGGTGCTCTCAGTAGCCAAAACCCTGGCACCATCACCATCGCCGACGCTGTGTTCGGGTCTAAGCCACCCATCTCCGACGATGTTCTCGCCAAGGCTTTCCAGGTGGACAAGAAGACCGTCGACTGGCTTCAAGCTCAGTTCTAA
- the LOC103986313 gene encoding putative germin-like protein 2-1, with protein MAAEMFLLVLLAMASSLAMASDPSQLQDFCVADMESKVRVNGFVCKDPMVVKADDFSLSGLDMPGDTRDNKLGFKVTPANVIQIPGLNTLGISMVRIDYIPNGLNPPHTHPRATEILTVIEGQLLVGFVTSNSDDGNRLFTKMLKKGDVFVFPQGLIHFQFNPGHTNTFAIGALSSQNPGTITIADAVFGSNPPISDEILAKAFQVDKKTVDWLQAQFAKKN; from the exons ATGGCCGCCGAAATGTTTCTCCTTGTTCTCCTCGCCATGGCTTCCTCTCTTGCAATGGCTTCTGATCCTAGCCAACTTCAAGACTTCTGTGTCGCAGATATGGAGTCTAAAG TGCGGGTGAATGGATTCGTCTGCAAGGACCCCATGGTTGTGAAAGCCGACGACTTCTCTCTTTCTGGCCTCGACATGCCTGGCGATACAAGAGACAACAAGTTGGGGTTCAAAGTCACGCCTGCCAACGTGATCCAGATTCCAGGACTCAACACCCTCGGCATCTCCATGGTTCGCATCGACTACATCCCCAATGGCCTCAACCCGCCCCACACTCACCCCCGTGCCACCGAGATCCTCACCGTCATAGAGGGACAGCTCTTGGTCGGCTTCGTCACATCCAACAGCGACGACGGCAACCGTCTCTTCACCAAGATGCTGAAGAAGGGTGATGTGTTCGTGTTCCCTCAAGGCCTCATCCACTTCCAGTTCAACCCTGGGCACACCAACACCTTCGCCATCGGTGCTCTCAGCAGCCAAAACCCTGGCACCATCACCATCGCCGATGCTGTGTTCGGGTCGAATCCCCCCATCTCGGATGAAATCCTCGCCAAGGCTTTCCAAGTGGACAAGAAGACCGTCGACTGGCTTCAGGCTCAGTTCGCGAAGAAAAACTAG
- the LOC103986314 gene encoding putative germin-like protein 2-1 produces MATEMFLLVLLAMASSLAMASDPSQLQDFCVADKDSKVLVNGFVCKDPMVVKADDFSLSGLDMPGDTGNKFGFNVTPANVMQIPGLNTLGISMVRIDYIPKGLNPPHTHPRATEILTVIEGQLLVGFVTSNTDNRLFTKMLKKGDVFVFPQGLIHFQFNPGYTNTFAIGALSSQNPGTITIADAVFGANPPISDEILAKAFQVDKKLVDWLQAQFAKKN; encoded by the exons ATGGCCACCGAGATGTTTCTCCTTGTTCTCCTCGCCATGGCTTCCTCTCTGGCAATGGCTTCTGATCCTAGTCAACTTCAAGACTTCTGTGTCGCAGATAAGGACTCTAAAG TGCTGGTGAATGGATTCGTCTGCAAGGACCCCATGGTTGTGAAAGCCGACGACTTCTCTCTTTCTGGCCTCGACATGCCTGGCGATACCGGAAACAAGTTCGGGTTCAATGTCACGCCTGCCAACGTGATGCAGATTCCAGGACTCAACACCCTCGGCATCTCCATGGTTCGCATCGACTACATCCCCAAAGGCCTCAACCCGCCCCACACTCACCCCCGTGCCACCGAGATCCTCACCGTCATAGAGGGACAGCTCTTAGTCGGCTTCGTCACATCCAACACCGACAACCGCCTCTTCACCAAGATGCTGAAGAAGGGTGATGTGTTCGTGTTCCCTCAAGGCCTCATCCACTTCCAGTTCAATCCTGGGTACACCAACACCTTCGCCATCGGTGCTCTCAGCAGCCAAAACCCCGGCACCATCACAATCGCCGATGCTGTGTTCGGGGCGAATCCCCCCATCTCGGATGAAATCCTCGCCAAGGCTTTCCAAGTGGACAAGAAGCTTGTCGACTGGCTTCAGGCTCAGTTCGCGAAGAAAAACTAG
- the LOC135638473 gene encoding putative germin-like protein 2-1, with protein sequence MAAKLLLLALLAMASSLAMASDPSPLQDFCVADKGSKVLVNGFVCKDPKVVKAEDFFFRGLDKAGDTVNKVGSNVTAVNVNQLVGLNTLGISMVRIDYAPRGLNAPHTHPRATEILTVIEGQLLVGFVTSNSDDGNRLFTKMLKKGDVFVFPRGLIHFQFNPGHTKTIAIGALSSQNPGTITIANAVFGSKPPISDDVLAKAFQVDKKTIDWLQAQF encoded by the exons ATGGCAGCCAAATTGCTTCTCCTTGCTCTCCTTGCCATGGCTTCCTCTCTTGCAATGGCTTCTGATCCTAGTCCTCTTCAAGACTTCTGTGTCGCAGATAAGGGCTCTAAAG TGCTGGTGAATGGGTTCGTCTGCAAGGACCCCAAGGTGGTGAAAGCCGAAGACTTCTTCTTCAGGGGACTCGACAAAGCTGGCGACACAGTAAACAAGGTCGGCTCCAATGTCACCGCCGTCAACGTGAACCAGCTCGTCGGACTCAACACCCTCGGCATCTCCATGGTTCGCATCGACTACGCACCCAGAGGCCTCAACGCTCCCCACACTCACCCTCGTGCCACCGAGATCCTCACCGTCATAGAAGGACAGCTCTTGGTCGGCTTCGTCACATCCAACAGCGACGACGGCAACCGTCTCTTCACCAAGATGCTGAAGAAGGGTGATGTGTTTGTGTTCCCACGAGGCCTCATCCACTTCCAGTTCAACCCTGGGCACACCAAAACTATCGCCATCGGTGCTCTCAGTAGCCAAAACCCCGGCACCATCACAATCGCCAACGCTGTGTTCGGGTCGAAGCCGCCCATCTCCGATGATGTTCTGGCCAAGGCTTTCCAGGTGGACAAGAAGACCATCGACTGGCTTCAGGCTCAGTTCTAG